A window of Ranitomeya variabilis isolate aRanVar5 chromosome 2, aRanVar5.hap1, whole genome shotgun sequence contains these coding sequences:
- the LOC143806556 gene encoding uncharacterized protein LOC143806556, with product MCNEPLPDSYIKKLCQSCIDYTLQQESSVRMKEIRLMIREELQSLGSSPAVNVGKRTRKAPSPEADTSAESGEVSSDVSQRSGSSDDEDYVCFPTDSVNNLVKSVRGTMGVSESKEPQTPQDAMFAGLSQKKGHVFPVNQAIKDLVKREWNKGQKGFVPVACKRRYPFDDEDLTTWSKVPKVDAAVASTSRRSSLPVEDAGSLSDPMDRKSDTILKKSWEACVTAFKPAIAATSTSRSMLVWLDQLDQNIKTGVSREKLRSAIPLIKGAAAFISDASIDSLRLAARTASLTNTARRALWLKNWKGDAQSRSKLCAIPCQEGRSGSHHSARREALKTGGIIIKNLNKKEICSINVPLSQRINSVDPVLPVGARLLQFAEQWKEITVNPWAINLVSSGLVLDFIQTPPDSFLLTSLKSKPQQEALETEIKSLISKHVLIKVPPSQIGKGFYSPLFLISKPDGSFRTIINLKKLNSFIKPRTFKMESIRSAIKNLFPNCYMVVLDLKDAYYHLPIHQLHQQFLRVAVVIDGQVCHLQYRAMPFGLSMAPRVFTKLLSEVMSFLRVRDTLVIPYLDDLLIVGRDSLQCEKRLGEVVFSLQKLGWIINWEKSRLQPVTCQKFLGLLLDSVDQICRLPDEKKTTIIHKVSIAISKRSMSLRKAMSLLGSLTSCLPAVQWAQFHTRQLQKFVLQEDIRREGKLDDTVVLTSDVIHSLAWWLDWDNLSKGVLWVITSSTNVTTDASPDGWGAHFQDQVAQGLWSYAELENSSNVKELKAIFYSLLHFLPQLRGSHTRVFSDNTTAVAYLNRQGGTRSENLLGVASDIMELAEGHLLSLSAVHIRGIDNLRADFLSRHTLHQGEWMLNREVFKLITAKWGVPQIDLFSTRANRQVRMFASLCREDNPDIFDALHITWAFDLAYAFPPWNLLPVVI from the exons atgtgtaatgagcccctgccggactcctatattaagaaattatgtcagagttgcatagattacaccttgcagcaggagagttcggtCAGGATGAAGGAGATTCGTCTCATGATAAGGGAAGAACTTCAGTCCTTGGGAAGTAGTCCGGCGGTGAATGTGGGAAAAAGAACCAGGAAGGCGCCTTCTCCTGAagcagacacgtcagcagaaagtggggaggtcagcTCAGACGTTTCTCAAAGATCGGGCTCCTCGGATGACGAGGATTACGTCTGTTTCCCTACAGACAGTGTAAATAATCTGGTTAAGTCAGTGAGGGGTACTATGGGGGTATCAGAGTCTAAAGAACCTCAGACACCTCAGGACGCTATGTTTGCTGGTCTTTCGCAAAAGAAAGGCCATGTATTTCCAgtgaatcaggccatcaaggacctggttaaacgggaatggaataaaggacaaaaggggtttgtgccagtcgcgtgtaaaaggcggtacccctttgatgatgaggacttgaccacttggtccaaagtacctaaagtggatgcggctgtggcatccacctcccgccgttcctccctgccagttgaagatgcaggttccttatcagatcctatggacaggaaatctgacacaatacttaaaaagtcatgggaggcctgtgtaactgcctttaaacctgcaattgcagccacatctactagcaggtctatgctagtttggcttgaccagctggaccaaaacattaaaaccggagtatccagggaaaaattgcgctccgctattcctttaattaagggggctgcggcatttatttctgatgcctctattgactcactccgtctagcggccagaacggccagtcttactaacacggctcgtagagccttatggctaaaaaactggaaaggagatgcccagtccaggtccaaattgtgtgccataccctgtcagg aagggcgttcaggaagccaccattcggcaagaagggaggctttaaagaccggtggaataataataaagaatttaaacaaaaaggaaatttgttcaataaacgtccctttaagccagcggataaattccgttgacccggttctgccagtgggagctagacttctacagtttgcagagcaatggaaggaaataacggtcaatccgtgggccatcaatttagtttcttcaggcctcgttttagacttcatccaaacacctccggattccttccttcttacatccttaaaatctaagcctcagcaggaggccctggaaacggaaattaaatccctcatatccaaacacgtattaataaaagtgccaccatcccagatagggaagggcttctactcccccctaTTTCTAATATCTAAGCCCgacggctctttcagaaccataatcaatttgaaaaaattaaattcctttataaaacccagaacatttaaaatggaatctattcgttcagctattaaaaatttgtttccaaattgttacatggtagtattggatcttaaggatgcttactaccatctccccatacaccagttacaccaacaatttctccgggtagcagtggttatagatgggcaggtctgtcacctacaataccgggctatgccatttggtttatccatggctccaagggtttttaccaagttactatcagaggtaatgtccttcctacgagtaagggacacactagtaattccgtatctagatgacctgttgattgtaggtagagattccctacagtgtgagaagaggttgggggaagtagttttttctttgcaaaaactgggctggattataaactgggaaaaatccaggctccagcctgtgacatgtcagaaatttctggggctcctattggactcagttgaccagatatgtaggcttcctgatgagaaaaagaccaccataatacataaagtgagtatagccatcagtaagcgtagtatgtcattgaggaaggccatgtctttattaggttccctgacttcctgtcttcccgctgtccaatgggcgcaattccacactagacagctacagaaatttgtattacaagaggacattaggagggaaggaaagctggatgacacagtcgttctaacgtcagatgtaatacactcccttgcatggtggttagattgggacaatctatctaagggagttttatgggttatcacttcatccactaacgttaccacggatgctagtcccgatggctggggggcacactttcaggatcaggtagcccagggtctctggtcttatgcagagcttgagaattcctctaatgtaaaagagttgaaagctatattttattccctgctccactttctccctcagctgagaggctctcacacaagggtcttctccgacaacacaaccgcagtggcctatctgaaccgtcaaggaggtactcggtcagaaaatcttttgggagttgcttcagacatcatggagctagccgaaggtcacctactatccttgtcggcagttcatatcagaggcatagacaaccttcgtgcagacttcctcagccgccacactctgcatcagggggaatggatgctcaacagggaagtgttcaagttaataacagccaaatggggtgtaccccagatagacttgttctccacacgagcaaaccgtcaggtgaggatgttcgcctctctatgcagagaggacaatccggacatattcgatgccctccatataacatgggcattcgacctagcctatgcattccctccatggaatctactgcCGGTGGTCATATga